One Microbacterium keratanolyticum DNA window includes the following coding sequences:
- a CDS encoding DUF5719 family protein → MSKPNAVRVAATSARIIAGLAVSTAVVAGAIVSVPLTWPTVTHTPANVEVTPISGDIFLTCAGPLRALGRDPLNAALITADAWPEITVGAADGVRVEEHQLRMPELAEASEQTMYIGRSDAREAVEIAAAESVSVMGPDLAGFAASACRAPSMESWIVGGAASTGTSDIVLIANPSDVTATASFTVYGSTGPTRTSDIVLAPRTQVSVPLAAGAAGESTPIVRVTATGAPLRTMLQSSLIRVLDPSGIDLQDGTGQPQRSQVLAGVQVLVEATDEASMTIVRLMAPSNDTNVRLTTRTADGARVVGDEISIDLRAGEPVEVDLPGLPVGVYSVEIEADEPVVAAAWQSTGVGAGVDYAWMTPAPTITEPTTFAVPRGPAATLHLRNNTDADTVVTLTDFANGDEREVVVGAQSAALIQVDSDAAYGLSTTGPVHAAITMATPGAIAGWPVWPSAASSSAVTVYP, encoded by the coding sequence ATGAGCAAGCCCAACGCCGTGCGCGTCGCCGCGACCAGCGCACGCATCATCGCGGGGCTCGCGGTCTCGACAGCCGTCGTGGCCGGCGCGATCGTCTCGGTGCCGCTGACCTGGCCGACCGTCACCCATACCCCTGCGAACGTCGAGGTGACCCCGATCTCGGGTGACATCTTCCTGACCTGCGCCGGTCCGCTGCGCGCGCTGGGCCGTGATCCGCTCAATGCGGCGCTCATCACCGCGGATGCATGGCCCGAGATCACCGTGGGGGCGGCCGACGGAGTGCGGGTCGAAGAGCATCAGCTCCGTATGCCCGAACTGGCCGAGGCCAGCGAGCAGACGATGTACATCGGACGTTCGGATGCGCGCGAGGCCGTCGAGATCGCCGCCGCCGAGTCCGTGTCGGTCATGGGACCGGACCTCGCGGGTTTTGCGGCATCCGCCTGCCGCGCGCCCAGCATGGAATCCTGGATCGTCGGGGGCGCCGCGAGCACTGGCACGAGCGATATCGTGCTGATCGCGAACCCGAGTGACGTCACCGCGACCGCATCCTTCACCGTGTACGGATCGACAGGACCGACCCGGACGAGCGACATCGTGCTCGCACCGCGAACGCAGGTGTCCGTCCCCCTCGCGGCGGGAGCCGCGGGCGAGAGCACGCCGATCGTGCGCGTCACGGCAACCGGCGCTCCGCTGCGAACCATGCTGCAGTCGAGCCTCATCCGCGTCCTCGACCCCAGCGGCATCGACCTGCAGGACGGCACCGGCCAGCCGCAGCGCAGCCAGGTGCTGGCCGGGGTGCAGGTGCTTGTCGAGGCCACCGACGAAGCATCCATGACCATCGTGCGGCTCATGGCGCCGAGCAATGACACGAACGTGCGTCTGACGACGCGCACGGCGGATGGCGCCCGGGTCGTCGGTGACGAGATCAGCATCGATCTGCGTGCCGGAGAGCCCGTCGAAGTGGATCTGCCGGGACTTCCCGTTGGCGTGTACAGCGTGGAGATCGAAGCCGACGAGCCTGTGGTCGCGGCCGCCTGGCAGTCGACGGGTGTGGGCGCCGGCGTCGATTATGCCTGGATGACGCCCGCCCCGACGATCACCGAGCCGACGACGTTCGCTGTGCCGCGAGGCCCGGCCGCGACGCTGCATCTGCGCAACAACACCGACGCGGATACGGTCGTGACGCTCACGGACTTCGCGAACGGCGACGAGCGCGAGGTCGTGGTGGGAGCCCAGAGCGCGGCGCTGATCCAGGTCGACAGCGATGCCGCCTACGGTCTGTCAACGACAGGGCCCGTGCACGCGGCCATCACGATGGCGACGCCCGGTGCGATCGCGGGATGGCCGGTCTGGCCGTCAGCCGCCTCATCCAGCGCGGTGACGGTCTACCCCTAA